The genomic region GGGCGCGACCTGGCCGTACTGAGCGGTCTGGTGATCGCGGTGGGCGCGCAGGTCGTCAACTTCGGGGCGCAGAAGATCGGTTCGTCCGGCCTGTCCACGCTGGACCCGACGGCCAACGTGCTGCGCTGGGTGCCGCCCGCGTCGGCGATCGGCGCGGTGGACTCCGTCAGCGAGGGCTCGTACGCCGTCGGAGTCGCCCAGCTCGCGCTGAGCGGCGTGGCACTGGCGGCGCTGCTGTCCTACTGGCAGCGGAGTCTGACCCGGCTGATGACCTCGCCGGACGGCTCGACACTGCAGACCGCCGAGCCCGCGCGGGACAAGGCGGGCCGCTCCTCCGGACTCGGCCGGCTGCTGCCCGCGGGGCGCACGGGCACGGTCATGGAGCGCAGCCTGCGGTACGTGTGGCGGGACCCGAAGACGAAGGCCGCGTGGGTGACCTCGCTCGCGATCGGCCTGATCGTGCCGCTGTTCAACGCGCTGCAGGGCACCGGCTCGATCTACTTCGCCTGCTTCGCGGCAGGCATGCTCGGCATCCAGATGTACAACCAGTTCGGGCAGGACACGTCCGCGTTCTGGATGGTCGCGATGACGATCTCGTCGACCCGGGACGCGTATGTCGAGCTGCGGGCACGGGCGTTGGCACTCCTGGTGATCACCCTTCCGTACGCGGCCCTCGTGTGCGTCCTGACGACGACGTTGCTCGGCGACTGGGCGGCGCTGCCCGAGGTGCTCGGCCTGTCGTTCGCGCTGCTCGGCGCGATGCTGGCGACCGGGGCCTGGTCCTCCGCCCGCTTCCCGTACTCGATTCCGCAGGAGGGCTACAAAGGCGTGGCCCCCGGACAGGCGGGCCTCGCCTGGATCTCGATCTTCGGCGGCATGATCGCGGCGGCGCTCCTGTCCGCTCCCGTCATCGCCCTCACCATCTGGCTGAACGTCTCATCGGGCGGCGACGACTGGATGTGGCTGCTGCTGCCGATCGGTACGGCTTATGGAGCGGCGATCACCCTGGCGGGCCTGCGCCTCGCCGCGCCGCGAACGGCACGGAGGCTGCCGGAGATCCTCGCGGCGGTGAGCAAGGGCTGACCGACCGGGATGTGGACCCGCGCCCCGTTCAGGGGCGCGGGGAACTGCGCATCTTTCAGGGGCGCGGGGAACTGCGCGACCAGCCCCCGCCGGGCCGCGGACAAGGGACAACCGCAGTTCAACGGCGCTCGATTTTCCAGGCGGCCTAGCGAATCGCCTCGTCCAAGAACGGCTCAACCGCCGCCCGCCAAGCCTCCGGCTGGTCGTAGTGGACGAGATGCCCCGCATCGGCCACCTCCGCGTACTGCCCGTTGGGCAGGACGCGGACCATCTCCTGGGACTCGGCCCGGCCGAGCTCGCCGTCGAGCCCACGCACCACGAGCGCGGGGCACTGAACCTGCGTCAACTCCTCCCAGTGCGCGTCGTACACCCAGGTCTCGCGGGACTTGAGCATCTGCTCGGGCTCGAAGACGGGCCGCCAGCCGTCCGGCGACTCGGCCATCACCTCGGCGTAGAACTCACCGCGCGAGGGGTTCGGGCGCTCCACCCAGGGGTCGTCCTCGCCGAACCACTTCCGGACGTCGGCGAGTGTGGCGAACGGGACCGGCCAGGCCTTGAACCAGTGCTCCCACTCACGCTGCGAGGCCGCTCCCAGCGCCGAGGCCCGCATGTCGCAGATGACCAGGCCGCGCACGAGGTCGGGGCGCTTGGCGGCGAGCTGCCAGGCGGTCAGGGCGCCCATGGCGTGGCCGATGAGGACGGCCGGGCCGAGGTCCAGCTGTTCGAGGGCCGCCTCGGCGTCCTCGACGTACGCGTCGCGGGTGTAGGACGCCTCGGGCGGCTTGTCGCTCTGGCCGTGGCCCCGTTGGTCGAGCGCGACGGCGCGATGCCGCTCGGAGAGCCAGCGGGCGGTGGGCGCCCAGTGCGAGGCCCGGCCCATCAGGCCATGCAATAACAGCACGCCGGGTGCACGCACGACCTCCCCGGACGCGATCCCGGCCCCCGCGCCGGTTCCGGCCCGCGCCCCGGTTCCTGTCCCGGTCCCGGTTCCGGTTCCTGTCCCGGTCCCGGTTCCGGTTCCTGTCCCGGTTCCTGTCCCGGTTCCGGTTTCCGTCCCGGTCCCGGTCCCAGTCCCAGTCCCAGTCCCAGTCCCAGTCCCGGAAGGATCGCCCCTGGGGGGATCGATCTTGGGCGGATCGGCGAACTCCCAGGCGGCGAGGCGTACGCCGCCCGCACCGCTCACGTCGATGCGCCGCACCATACGTTGGCACCCCCCTTGATCCGCTCAGCCGGGTCGTCCCGCACGAGCCGGCCGGTCCACTCGTCACGCTCGTCGTACCGGTGCTCCTGCTGGTTGTTCCTGCGTCATCCGTAGTGGATCCGTCACTCATACGCTATCGAATGCGCATTCGAAAATGGGGTCCTTGGCGGCAACACCCCTCCTTCGAGTGACCTCGCGCAAGGATTGACCGCCGCCGCCGAGGGGAGATCTTCAACGGGAGGCGGGCCGCTCGGGGAAAACGGTCCGAGGGGAATGACCCTGGGAGCTCGGGGCTCCGGGTCAGCACAGGGGAGGACAGGCCCCGGCGCCTCAGGGCGCCGGGGCCCTCCTCATGTCCGCGGCACATCCTCCCGCCCCCTCCCCGACCGCGTATCGGCGCCGCTGCCGCCACGGTCAAGAGCCCTCAGGTCATATGCCTCTCGCGACAGCCTCGCACGCAAACGGTCCGGCCGCTGCGATTCCGCGCACTGAATCTTCGTTTCTGACGCAACCACGAGGTGGGACAACTGGGGTTTGTGTTAAGGGAGTTGAGGGTGGGTAATCAATTGGGCGGGGCACCACGAGGGTGCCCCTGTTTCAGGGGCACGGGGCTGTGACATTTGCGGCTCCGCCGCGATGGGGGTCCCCCCGCTCATGGGGGTCCCCCCGCTCGAGCGAAGCCGAGAGTGGGGGAGAAGCCGAGAGTGGGGGAGCGACCAGCCCCCACCACCCGCAGACGAACAACGCTCCCGGCGGAGCGCTACCGCTTGGCCACGAACACGTGGGACGCAACATCGGACTGCAACTCCGCAGCCTCGCCCCCGCTGCCCACGAGCACCCCGCCCGCGGACTCCGTCACACTGACGACGGACCCGGGCTGCACGCCCGCCCTCCGCAGCGTGTACATCAACTGCGCGTCCGTCTGGATCGGCTCACCGATGCGACGGACGACGACCGTCTTGCCGTCGAGCCCGGGATCGAGATCGGCCAGCGACACCATGCCCGCGTCCAGGAAGGGATCCGCCCCGTCCTTCTCGCCCAGCTCCTCCAGGCCCGGGATCGGGTTCCCGTACGGCGACTCGGTGGGGTGGCGCAGCAGTTCGAGCACGCGGCGCTCGACCGCCTCGCTCATCACGTGCTCCCAGCGACACGCCTCGGCGTGCACCTGCTCCCACTCCAGACCGATCACGTCGACGAGCAGGCACTCGGCGAGGCGGTGCTTGCGCATCACGCGCGTGGCCAGCCGGCGGCCCTCCTCCGTGAGCTCCAGGTGCCGGTCGCTGGCGACCGCGACCAGGCCGTCGCGCTCCATGCGCGCCACGGTCTGGCTGACCGTCGGCCCGCTCTGGTCCAGCCGCTCGGCGATCCGGGCGCGCATGGGGACCACACCTTCCTCCTCCAGCTCGAGGATGGTGCGGAGATACATCTCCGTGGTGTCGATCAGTCCGGACATACGTGCCCCTCGATTAGCTCTGCCGGAGGCTGGGTGGCTCACCGGCGTGTGCGCTGGCCCTGGCACCAATTCTGACGCATCCCACTGACAACCGTGCCGCGCAGGTGAAACCACGTGGTGACGAGTGCCCGCGCGAACGGCCGGGCCATGGGCCCGGCCCGGCGGGAAAGGGGCCCTCAGGACCCAGTGTCGCCCCTGCCGACCGTATTGACACAGCGCTGGTCCAGACCGCAACGTGATCCGCGACACGACGGGGAACAGACAGGGAAAGAGGGCTCCGCGCATGGGCGACAGCAAGCTGGCCGGGCAGTTCTTCGACGCCGCGATCGGCCTGTTGCAGCGGGTGCGGGACGAGGAGGCCGGGACCGTCGAGGCCGCCGGGACGCTGATCGCCGACACGGTCGCCGACGGCGGACGGCTCTTCGCGTTCGGCGCCGGGCACTCCTCGCTGGCCGCGCAGGACCTCGTGTACCGGGCGGGTGGGCTCGCGCTGATGAACCTGCTCGCCGTGCCGGGCGCCGTCGGCGTGGACGTCATTCCGGCGACGCTGGGCTCCGCGCTGGAACGGGTCGACGGCCTGGCGAGCGCCGTCCTCGACTGCAGCCCGGCCCGCTCCGGCGACGTACTCGTGATCGTCTCCCTCTCCGGGCGCAACGCCCTCCCCGTGGAGATGGCGATGCACGCCCGCGCCCTGGGCCTGAAGGTCATCGGCGTCACGTCGGTCGCGTACGCCTCCGAAACCACGTCCCGGCACTCCTCGGGCACGTATCTGAAGGACCACTGCGACGTCGTACTCGACTCGAAGATCGCGGTCGGCGACGCCGAACTCACCGTCGACACCGTCCCGGCGCCCTTCGCGCCCGCCTCCACGGTCGTCACGTCGGCACTCCTCCAGGCCGTCATGGCCACGGCGGCGGGCACCCTCGCGGACCGCGGCATCGAGCCGCCACTGCTGCGCTCGGGGAACGTGGACGGCGGCCACGAGTGGAACGGCCGCATCTTCGAGGAGTACGCGGACCGGATCTTCTACCAGCGCTAGGGGGCTTCTGATGGATCTCCGTGGGGAAGGAGCGGCGTTCGGTGCGTTCTCTGGGGGTCCCCCCGGCCGAAGGCTGGGGGAGTGCCGGGCACAGACCCGCGTACTGGACGTACTTGGGTCTGTGCCTGGTGCGGCGAGAGGACGTGCCGGGCGTCGCGACGCCGCGGAGATCCATCAGAAGCCCCCTAGCCGCGAAGCGCTCCGCGGGATGGGCCGTGGCAGGACTCCGGGCCGGTCGTGGCTGATCGCGCAGTTCCCCGCGCCCCTGAAAGACGGGGCTGCGCCCCTGTCTTTCAGCCCGTCCGGCGAGCGCCCCAACGCCCCCTCAGCCCCGCCCCTCCAGCGTCTCCCCCAGATCCAGCGCCGCAGCGATCCGTACGGCGACATCCTCCGCGTACGCCGCATCGGCCCGCTCGAACTGCGTACGACTGGCGCCACGCAGGAACGTAACGACACCCAACGTCCGCCCCCGACTGCGCAGAACCGCGCAGAGGGCGTGGACGGAGTCCGCGGGCCACTGCCGGGCGACGGCCCACTCACGCGCCCGCTCGGGCTCACTCGCCCCCGCCCCGGCCCGCGCCGCCCCCGCACTGGCCCGTACGGACCCGATCCGCTCGACACACTGGAGGGCCGGATGCCCGTCGGCATACCGCACGGGCAGCCCCGCACGGCCCGCGGGAAGGCTCGGGCCCGGTGCCCCGGAGGGCGTGGCGGCGGCCCGTACGAGCCGGACCGGACCCTCGCCGTCCGGTACGGCACCACCGGCCACCCGGTCGATCAGCGCGTGGTCCGCGAAGCCGGCCAGCGCGAAGTCGAGGTGGACGCTCGCCGCCTCGGCCGGGTCCTCGCACTCGGCGGCGGCCCGCGCGGCCCGGTGCAGCTGGTTGGTCCTGAACCGCAGGAGCGCCGCCTCCTGCTCGGTCTGCTTGCTCTCGGTCACGTCCTGGAAGAGCCAGCCCACACCCAGCGGAACCGGTTCTTCCGCGAGGGGCGAGGCGAGCCGCAGGAAGCCGCTGCGCCAGCACCGCCGCTGCTCGCCCTCGGCGGTCCGCACGGTCACCCACATTTCGGCGGGCGCCGGCGGGGCACCCTCCGCGAGGACGTGCGTGAGCGCGCTCTCCAGCTCCTCCACGCCCTGCGCGAGCAGCTCGCCGAGGGGGCGCCCCAGTACGGCCGTACGCCCCGTACCGAGCGCGCGCGCCGCGTGCGCGTTGACCACGGCGGGCCGCAGGTCGGCGTCGACGAGCACGACGCCCCAGGAGGCGTCGTCGAACAGCGCCTCGCTGAGCGCGATCGACCGCTCCAGATCGATCTGCGCGTGCACCTCGCTGAAGGCGCAGTACACCCCGGCCGGCTTCCCGTCGGGACCCGGCACGGCGGCCGACTGGGTCCGTACGAGCACCCGGCCGCCCTCCTTGGTGAGCAGCGCGAACTCGTGGACCTGCCGTCCGGGCGCCTGCATCGCGGACAGCAGCCGACCCTCGACCTCCTCGGCGTCCGCGGGCCGTACGGCCCAGCCGGCGAACCCCTGCCGGCCGACCGCCTCGGCCGCGGTCCAGCCGAGAATCCGTTCCGCCTCCCGGTTCCAGTGCGTCACCACTCCGTCGGCGTCGAACGCGCACAGCGCCGCGTCCATCCCGTCGAGCAGAGCGGCGAGCAGATCGGCCCCGTCCCGCTCGGGCTCCTGCGGCCCGAGCTCGTCCGTGGTCCCACTACGCCGGGAAGCACTCACCTGGCACCCCCTGCAGGCCGTGTCGGCGTGTCCTGCGCGGTATGCCCGCGCGTCTGTTCACTCACTACGCATCACTCACTAGGAATCATTCAACTCGAACGTGACGCAGCCCACATCTGGTTCCCACAAGATTGGGGAAATCGTTGTGTGCGGACGCTTCGGCGTTCGGATCGATCACCGGGTACGTCCTGCGGCGGGCCCGTTGCGGGGTCGGTGACGGTAGTCGCGCGACTCCGTAGGGTCGCCGTTCCGAAAATCGGTTGAGGGATGGGGATCCGGTTCCTAGTGTGTGTCGCACGCCGAAAGGAGGTGATCGGGTACATGTATGAAACCCGGACCAGCGAGGTGGCTGCGGGCTAGCGGCCCGTCACCACATCCAGTGCGGTGCCGGACCAGCGCGTGAGACGAGCGTGCGGCCGGCCCAATCTCAGCAGTCACCCGACCCGTGAGCTCGCCGGTAAGTCCGGCCGGCTCCCTCGCCGCGAGGCGGAGGGACCAGAGCTCACGGGTCGTCTGCGTTTCGCGGGCCTGTGAGGTGTGAAGTGAGGGTGTGGCGGCACCCCACCTGGGGCACCGCCACATAGGCCGTACACACATGGGCCGTACGCACATAGGCCGTACGCACATGGGCCGCGCACACATGTGAAATCAGTGGGCGATGTCCTCGTAGCCCTCGATCTCGTCCGGGTTGCGGGTGCTCGGGCCCACATAGCGGGCCGAGGGCCGTACGAGGCGGCCGGTGCGCTTCTGTTCCAGGATGTGGGCGGACCAGCCGGCGGTCCGGGCGCACGTGAACATCGAGGTGAACATGTGGGCGGGGACCTCGGCGAAGTCGAGGACGATGGCGGCCCAGAACTCGACGTTCGTCGCCAGGACCCGGTCCGGGCGGCGGGCGTGGAGCTCGGCGAGAGCGGCCTTCTCCAGGGCCTCGGCGATCTCGAAGCGGGGCGCGCCCAGTTCGCGGGCGGTACGGCGGAGCACCCGCGCGCGGGGGTCCTCGGCGCGGTAGACGCGGTGGCCGAAGCCCATCAGCCGCTCACCCTTGTCGAGGGCCTGCCTGACGTACGCCTCGGCGTTGCCGGTGCGCTCGATCTCCTCGATCATGCCGAGGACGCGGGAGGGGGCGCCGCCGTGCAGCGGGCCGGACATGGCGCCGACGGCGCCCGAGAGGGCAGCCGCCACGTCCGCGCCGGTGGAGGCGATGACGCGGGCCGTGAAGGTGGACGCGTTCATGCCGTGCTCGGCGGCGGACGTCCAGTAGGCGTCGACCGCTGCCACGTGTTTGGGGTCCGGTTCGCCGCGCCAGCGGATCATGAAGCGTTCGACGACGGACTGCGCCTTGTCGATCTCGCGCTGCGGAACCATGGCGTTGCCCTGGCCGCGGGCGGACTGGGCGACGTACGACAGGGCCATGACGGCGGCGCGGGCGAGGTCCTCGCGGGCCTGCTGCTCGTCGATGTCGAGGAGGGGACGCAGGCCCCAGACGGGGGCGAGCATCGCCAGCGCGGACTGGACGTCCACGCGGATGTCGCCGGAGTGGACGGGGATCGGGAACGGCTCGGCGGGCGGCA from Streptomyces sp. NBC_00878 harbors:
- a CDS encoding transporter, with translation MSAGTGTATTASTASPASVTPVTSVVVRLKLSLLRNGLRQSAGRRAAYVASLVVVLLFAALQLIGLIALRGNAHAMNVTVLITAVVALGWAVMPLFFPGGDETLDPTRLVMLPLRPRPLVRALLVASLVGIGPLFTLCLLVGSVVAMAHEAAAYVTGVVAVALALLVCVALARAVATANIRLLTSRKGRDLAVLSGLVIAVGAQVVNFGAQKIGSSGLSTLDPTANVLRWVPPASAIGAVDSVSEGSYAVGVAQLALSGVALAALLSYWQRSLTRLMTSPDGSTLQTAEPARDKAGRSSGLGRLLPAGRTGTVMERSLRYVWRDPKTKAAWVTSLAIGLIVPLFNALQGTGSIYFACFAAGMLGIQMYNQFGQDTSAFWMVAMTISSTRDAYVELRARALALLVITLPYAALVCVLTTTLLGDWAALPEVLGLSFALLGAMLATGAWSSARFPYSIPQEGYKGVAPGQAGLAWISIFGGMIAAALLSAPVIALTIWLNVSSGGDDWMWLLLPIGTAYGAAITLAGLRLAAPRTARRLPEILAAVSKG
- a CDS encoding alpha/beta fold hydrolase — its product is MVRRIDVSGAGGVRLAAWEFADPPKIDPPRGDPSGTGTGTGTGTGTGTGTETGTGTGTGTGTGTGTGTGTGTGTGTGTGARAGTGAGAGIASGEVVRAPGVLLLHGLMGRASHWAPTARWLSERHRAVALDQRGHGQSDKPPEASYTRDAYVEDAEAALEQLDLGPAVLIGHAMGALTAWQLAAKRPDLVRGLVICDMRASALGAASQREWEHWFKAWPVPFATLADVRKWFGEDDPWVERPNPSRGEFYAEVMAESPDGWRPVFEPEQMLKSRETWVYDAHWEELTQVQCPALVVRGLDGELGRAESQEMVRVLPNGQYAEVADAGHLVHYDQPEAWRAAVEPFLDEAIR
- a CDS encoding metal-dependent transcriptional regulator, coding for MSGLIDTTEMYLRTILELEEEGVVPMRARIAERLDQSGPTVSQTVARMERDGLVAVASDRHLELTEEGRRLATRVMRKHRLAECLLVDVIGLEWEQVHAEACRWEHVMSEAVERRVLELLRHPTESPYGNPIPGLEELGEKDGADPFLDAGMVSLADLDPGLDGKTVVVRRIGEPIQTDAQLMYTLRRAGVQPGSVVSVTESAGGVLVGSGGEAAELQSDVASHVFVAKR
- a CDS encoding SIS domain-containing protein, whose amino-acid sequence is MGDSKLAGQFFDAAIGLLQRVRDEEAGTVEAAGTLIADTVADGGRLFAFGAGHSSLAAQDLVYRAGGLALMNLLAVPGAVGVDVIPATLGSALERVDGLASAVLDCSPARSGDVLVIVSLSGRNALPVEMAMHARALGLKVIGVTSVAYASETTSRHSSGTYLKDHCDVVLDSKIAVGDAELTVDTVPAPFAPASTVVTSALLQAVMATAAGTLADRGIEPPLLRSGNVDGGHEWNGRIFEEYADRIFYQR
- a CDS encoding PAS domain-containing protein → MSASRRSGTTDELGPQEPERDGADLLAALLDGMDAALCAFDADGVVTHWNREAERILGWTAAEAVGRQGFAGWAVRPADAEEVEGRLLSAMQAPGRQVHEFALLTKEGGRVLVRTQSAAVPGPDGKPAGVYCAFSEVHAQIDLERSIALSEALFDDASWGVVLVDADLRPAVVNAHAARALGTGRTAVLGRPLGELLAQGVEELESALTHVLAEGAPPAPAEMWVTVRTAEGEQRRCWRSGFLRLASPLAEEPVPLGVGWLFQDVTESKQTEQEAALLRFRTNQLHRAARAAAECEDPAEAASVHLDFALAGFADHALIDRVAGGAVPDGEGPVRLVRAAATPSGAPGPSLPAGRAGLPVRYADGHPALQCVERIGSVRASAGAARAGAGASEPERAREWAVARQWPADSVHALCAVLRSRGRTLGVVTFLRGASRTQFERADAAYAEDVAVRIAAALDLGETLEGRG
- a CDS encoding citrate synthase 2 — encoded protein: MSDFVPGLEGVVAFETEIAEPDKEGGALRYRGVDIEDLVGHVSFGNVWGLLVDGAFNPGLPPAEPFPIPVHSGDIRVDVQSALAMLAPVWGLRPLLDIDEQQAREDLARAAVMALSYVAQSARGQGNAMVPQREIDKAQSVVERFMIRWRGEPDPKHVAAVDAYWTSAAEHGMNASTFTARVIASTGADVAAALSGAVGAMSGPLHGGAPSRVLGMIEEIERTGNAEAYVRQALDKGERLMGFGHRVYRAEDPRARVLRRTARELGAPRFEIAEALEKAALAELHARRPDRVLATNVEFWAAIVLDFAEVPAHMFTSMFTCARTAGWSAHILEQKRTGRLVRPSARYVGPSTRNPDEIEGYEDIAH